From a region of the Malania oleifera isolate guangnan ecotype guangnan chromosome 12, ASM2987363v1, whole genome shotgun sequence genome:
- the LOC131143869 gene encoding agamous-like MADS-box protein AGL29 — translation MGRRKVEMKRLMDNNIRQVTFSKRRSGLFKKANELATLCAAKVSIIVFSPGGKPFSFGHPNIDSIVSKFQNHQNSSHPRSSHGKIHVDKPHQLVEDEQFYHRGSQVNELNLQLNEMAKQLEAEKKRGKVLNKMKKAKSKQKWEVLIDELNLCELEKLKGSLETLRMNLKMEASEIEASSSLLLLAKNPKGRN, via the coding sequence ATGGGTCGACGGAAAGTTGAAATGAAGAGGCTTATGGACAACAATATAAGGCAAGTTACCTTCTCAAAACGCCGATCAGGGCTCTTCAAGAAAGCAAATGAACTTGCAACTCTATGTGCAGCAAAAGTTTCCATAATTGTTTTCTCCCCAGGAGGTAAACCCTTCTCTTTTGGCCATCCAAACATTGATTCAATTGTGTCTAAGTTTCAAAACCATCAAAATTCAAGTCATCCACGATCTAGCCATGGTAAAATTCATGTTGACAAGCCTCACCAGCTGGTTGAAGATGAACAATTCTATCACCGAGGGAGCCAAGTGAATGAGCTTAATCTGCAACTCAATGAAATGGCTAAGCAATTGGAAGCTGAGAAGAAGCGAGGCAAGGTGTTGAATAAGATGAAGAAAGCAAAAAGCAAACAGAAGTGGGAAGTGCTTATTGATGAGCTTAACTTGTGTGAGCTCGAGAAATTGAAGGGTTCATTGGAGACACTTAGAATGAATTTGAAAATGGAAGCCAGTGAGATCGAGGCATCTTCTTCTTTGCTACTGCTGGCCAAAAACCCTAAAGGAAGAAACTGA